In one Juglans regia cultivar Chandler chromosome 11, Walnut 2.0, whole genome shotgun sequence genomic region, the following are encoded:
- the LOC109018234 gene encoding transcription repressor OFP12-like, translated as MPISTLGRNINLCFMKIKWPPSPQSPSSQTPNHHHHHDHTLIPTPTSTSTIKIRNFNSLYDHTSDSSSSSSLSATASSSSYVEPDPDDHTTATAADFASAFASHRFFFSSPGRSNSIVESTIDESNLPSIIAAAQKPEKVFNNGVPVPKYSPDPYADFRRSMQEMVEARELVDVKSNWEFLHELLLCYLALNPKNTHKFIVGAFADLLVSLMSQQPSEGYRHTDPNLARCSE; from the coding sequence ATGCCAATTAGCACACTAGGAAGAAACATCAACCTCTGTTTCATGAAGATCAAATGGCCTCCCTCGCCCCAATCCCCTTCATCACAAACcccaaatcatcatcatcatcatgaccATACATTAATACCCACCCCCACCTCCACATCAACCATCAAGATTAGAAACTTTAACTCCCTCTATGACCACACCTCtgactcctcctcctcctcctccctctccgCCACTGCCTCATCCTCCTCCTATGTTGAGCCCGACCCGGATGATCACACAACCGCCACCGCTGCAGACTTCGCCTCCGCCTTTGCCTCCCAccgcttcttcttctcctcaccTGGCCGCTCCAACTCCATAGTCGAATCCACCATTGATGAGTCGAACTTACCATCCATTATTGCAGCAGCACAAAAGCCAGAGAAGGTGTTCAACAACGGTGTGCCGGTCCCCAAGTACTCACCGGACCCCTACGCCGACTTCAGACGCTCCATGCAGGAGATGGTAGAGGCGCGTGAGCTCGTGGACGTGAAATCCAACTGGGAATTCTTGCATGAGCTTCTTTTATGCTATCTTGCGCTCAATCCTAAGAACACCCACAAGTTCATTGTGGGAGCTTTTGCGGATCTACTCGTCAGCCTCATGTCGCAGCAACCGTCCGAGGGTTATAGGCACACAGATCCTAACCTTGCTCGTTGCTCTGAATAA
- the LOC109018392 gene encoding uncharacterized protein LOC109018392: MREGLRSGKLSLNPRRDGKDKVSPSKIVQNGMKVSGSDLSCEGNLHLISSRVETEKQSSTLEIEKNEEEYVEDGEDVALVENERKRSLNGGEESEYGGVVKKMVKEEEVLDDEVPTGGRVLRSRLAVKSGADEGGGKGESESSFIGKCMGSDVGENKMVKVEKEENDQQVGGLMKLKKKRGRPPKVRKEETDLHAGGLEMNLKRKRGRPLGRPPKVKKEGIDLKVDALEMNLKRKRGRPLGRPPKAGKEEVDPLVGRSKKLKRGRGRPPKWKDSNGVLKAALDKKGKLGGSRKGEKDLKLRDSANWNVSTTSLYAEKRCNGKESNMKRFSPAKKNKYGKDLEIEDNASIELKSKIVQSSSVDKENKGEKVKQEDEEVEPGRFAAKQLVREKITELLFSAGWTVQYRPRFNRSYNDAVYVSPDGKTHWSVTLAYRVLKQRYEAGDGESKTYKAGFVFTPISEEEFSILKRVVSEKRAGKRKRQQKHGYGDKIGAIEKKRRKAGASLGGKSVKRRMKGKLLHEQDDSADTSQEVMPISVRDHKVRKTQSKKRCALLVRNNEEGVDLDVDGYIPYDGKRTVFSWMIDLGTVPLNGKVQYMNQRRTRVRLGGRITRDGIHCDCCREVIPIAKFEAHAGSNLCQPFQNIFIESGTSLLQCLLDSWNKQEKSECKGFHFVDVEGEDPNDDTCGICGDGGDLICCDTCPSTFHQSCLDIEKFPFGDWHCVYCSCKICGMVDGNAYQRHDDDVAAVSALLTCHLCEEKFHQSCILEKDAVNIDSNGPSFCGKKCQELFERLHMLHGVKHELEVGFSWTLIRRSDISPTELPPEVEWNSKLAVAFSIMDECFLPVIDHRSGVNLIHNIVYNCGSNFTRLNYSGFFTVILERGDEIISAASIRIHGNQLAEMPFIGTRYMYRRQGMCRRLLGAIESVLCSLNVEKLVIPAISELRGTWTSIFGFKPLDLSGKQKMRSMNMLVFPGIDMLQKSLLKHQFDEENLASTQGLVSTEHTVAHNSDLIHSAGSDLNVSIGAAVAHAHDLNQPAAVESGLHLPGRSGDMTGETIDLPKCVISQKCQVPVQLNDDNLEEDKTVMKPLDSICNANGPTEGIKEYHIAAAGSIISERTTEYDSLSDHNCISEVEGKLFPVPHIGFETSDCEKPCVSASGMDTENADCEIKTVDSIVQHKLNSYEETSVCHSAEYIMSQCRDVACVDRLKISTETVLHNLGATTRMSHDVKDIKPDGFQQLQDMGCVPESAERMLDTQEGKNSHAAVLCTSRALDGICPTSTEYSGSQVQPKTINIFCNKATLTIPPARMVHPTLPSVHQREQANTSGFPVECNVSPSCQGNRLDAHEVEISAAVEGKCHFSSEASLNSTRKPNIQTCMSNGVCMASELTCGSSEVTADGPGEERESSAINQTNVNSTDQDLILDGPEMKNKSSKRVEFGSQVDHIGVTKCNPKSSELSKSDSSITQCNSDSMCNLSSASDVALHCASGGGNSCGTPEVMVLSNRAS; the protein is encoded by the exons ATGAGGGAGGGATTGAGATCTGGGAAACTATCGCTGAATCCGAGGAGAGATGGGAAAGATAAAGTTTCTCCGAGCAAAATTGTTCAAAATGGAATGAAGGTGTCGGGTTCTGATTTGAGCTGTGAGGGAAACCTGCATTTGATCTCGAGCAGGGTGGAGACTGAGAAACAGTCTTCGACActagaaattgagaaaaatgaggAGGAATATGTAGAAGATGGGGAAGATGTTGCGTTAGTTGAGAATGAGAGGAAAAGGAGCCTTAATGGTGGTGAAGAGAGTGAATATGGCGGTGTCGTGAAGAAAATGGTGAAGGAAGAAGAGGTTTTGGATGATGAAGTACCAACTGGGGGTCGGGTTTTGAGGTCGAGGCTTGCGGTGAAAAGTGGGGCTGATGAAGGAGGTGGTAAGGGAGAGAGTGAAAGCAGTTTTATTGGGAAATGTATGGGGAGTGATGTGGGTGAGAATAAAATGGTTAAGGtagaaaaggaagagaatgatCAACAGGTTGGTGGGttgatgaagttaaaaaagaagcGCGGGAGGCCTCCTAAGGTGCGAAAAGAAGAGACTGATTTACACGCTGGTGGGCTGGAGATGAATCTGAAACGTAAACGTGGCAGACCTTTGGGGAGACCGCCCAAGGTGAAAAAAGAAGGGATTGATTTAAAGGTTGATGCGCTGGAGATGAATTTAAAACGTAAACGTGGCAGACCTTTGGGGAGACCCCCGAAGGCTGGTAAAGAGGAGGTTGATCCGTTGGTTGGTAGATCGAAGAAGTTGAAACGTGGGCGTGGGAGACCCCCAAAGTGGAAGGATAGTAATGGAGTTTTGAAGGCTGCGCTTGATAAGAAAGGAAAGTTGGGTGGATCAAGGAAAGGTGAGAAGGATTTAAAGCTGAGAGATAGTGCAAATTGGAATGTATCAACTACTAGTTTGTATGCGGAAAAGAGATGTAATGGGAAAGAATCAAATATGAAGAGGTTTTCACCagcaaagaagaataaatatGGGAAAGATTTGGAAATTGAGGACAATGCTTCAATAGAGCTGAAATCAAAGATTGTGCAGTCATCAAGTGTCGATAAAGAGAACAAAGGAGAGAAAGTTAAGCAGGAGGATGAAGAAGTGGAACCTGGTAGATTTGCGGCAAAGCAGTTGGTAAGAGAGAAAATAACAGAATTGCTTTTCAGTGCAGGCTGGACGGTTCAGTATAGGCCTAGGTTTAACAGATCTTACAATGATGCGGTGTATGTTAGTCCAGATGGAAAGACCCACTGGTCAGTCACCTTGGCTTATAGAGTGCTGAAACAGCGTTATGAAGCTGGTGATGGTGAATCTAAGACGTATAAGGCTGGTTTTGTATTTACTCCGATATCAGAGGAAGAATTCAGCATACTAAAAAGGGTAGTTTCTGAGAAAAGGGCGGGTAAAAGAAAAAGGCAGCAGAAGCACGGGTATGGAGATAAGATTGGTGCGATTGAAAAGAAAAGGCGCAAGGCTGGAGCGAGTCTGGGGGGTAAGTCAGTGAAGAGGAGAATGAAAGGGAAGTTGCTTCATGAGCAGGACGATTCAGCTGATACCTCGCAAGAAGTAATGCCTATATCAGTTAGGGATCACAAGGTGCGGAAGACACAAAGTAAAAAGCGATGTGCATTGCTGGTTCGCAACAACGAGGAGGGAGTGGATTTGGATGTTGATGGCTATATTCCATATGATGGGAAACGTACTGTATTTTCCTGGATGATTGATTTGGGGACTGTACCACTTAATGGGAAGGTGCAGTACATGAATCAGAGAAGGACACGCGTAAGGCTTGGGGGTAGGATTACTAGAGATGGCATTCATTGTGACTGTTGTAGGGAAGTGATTCCAATTGCGAAATTTGAAGCTCATGCAGGAAGCAATCTCTGTCAGccatttcaaaatatatttattgagtcCGGAACTTCCCTGCTGCAATGCCTGCTAGACTCATGGAATAAGCAGGAGAAATCAGAATGTAAAGGGTTCCATTTTGTAGATGTTGAAGGTGAAGATCCGAATGATGACACATGTGGCATCTGTGGAGATGGTGGCGACTTGATCTGCTGTGACACATGCCCTTCAACATTCCATCAAAGCTGCTTAGATATTGAA AAGTTTCCTTTTGGTGATTGGCACTGTGTATATTGTTCATGCAAAATTTGTGGGATGGTTGATGGGAACGCATATCAGAggcatgatgatgatgttgcTGCTGTATCTGCATTGCTTACGTGCCACTTGTGTGAGGAAAAAT TCCATCAATCCTGCATTCTGGAGAAGGATGCTGTAAATATTGATTCTAATGGCCCATCCTTTTGTGGGAAGAAATGCCAAGAG ttATTTGAGAGACTACATATGCTTCATGGGGTCAAACACGAATTGGAAGTAGGATTTTCATGGACTCTTATCCGCCGATCAGATATTTCTCCTACTGAACTTCCACCAGAGGTTGAATGGAATTCCAAGCTAGCTGTTGCATTTTCCATAATGGATGAGTGCTTTTTACCTGTTATTGATCACAGAAGTGGAGTCAATCTGATCCATAATATTGTCTATAATTGTGG GTCAAATTTTACTCGTCTGAATTATAGTGGTTTTTTCACTGTAATACTTGAGAGGGGTGATGAGATCATCTCTGCAGCATCCATCAG GATTCATGGAAACCAATTAGCAGAGATGCCATTCATTGGGACCCGCTATATGTATAGGCGCCAAGGGATGTGCCGTCGGCTTCTAGGTGCCATTGAATCT GTTCTCTGCTCTCTGAATGTTGAGAAACTAGTCATACCGGCAATCTCCGAACTTAGAGGAACATGGACTTCCATTTTTGGTTTCAAACCCCTTGACCTATCAGGCAAACAGAAAATGAGGAGCATGAATATGTTGGTGTTTCCTGGCATAGATATGTTGCAGAAATCACTTTTGAAACATCAATTTGATGAGGAAAATTTGGCTTCTACACAAG GTTTGGTGTCCACTGAACATACGGTGGCTCATAATTCTGATTTGATACATTCAGCTGGGTCAGATCTAAATGTTTCTATTGGGGCTGCTGTAGCTCATGCACATGATTTAAATCAACCAGCTGCTGTTGAATCTGGTTTGCATCTTCCTGGTCGCTCTGGTGACATGACAGGTGAGACTATCGATTTACCCAAATGTGTTATTAGTCAGAAATGCCAAGTTCCAGTCCAGTTGAATGACGACAATCTGGAGGAAGACAAAACTGTTATGAAACCACTTGATTCAATTTGTAATGCAAATGGACCAACTGAGGGGATTAAGGAATATCATATTGCTGCTGCTGGTTCCATTATTAGCGAGAGGACAACAGAATATGATTCCCTATCAGACCATAACTGTATTTCTGAAGTTGAGGGCAAATTATTCCCGGTGCCTCATATTGGATTTGAAACTTCTGATTGTGAGAAACCATGTGTCAGTGCTTCTGGGATGGATACTGAGAATGCTGATTGTGAGATTAAAACTGTAGATAGCATTGTTCAACACAAACTGAATTCTTATGAAGAGACTTCTGTGTGCCACTCTGCTGAGTACATTATGTCTCAGTGCCGAGATGTGGCTTGTGTAGATAGATTAAAAATTTCTACTGAAACTGTTCTCCATAATCTAGGGGCTACAACTCGGATGTCTCATGATGTGAAGGACATTAAGCCTGACGGTTTTCAACAGTTGCAGGATATGGGGTGTGTTCCCGAATCAGCTGAAAGGATGCTCGACACTCAAGAAGGGAAAAACAGCCATGCTGCTGTTCTATGTACATCTAGAGCACTGGATGGGATTTGTCCAACATCTACCGAGTATTCTGGTTCTCAGGTTCAGCCCAAGaccataaatattttttgcaatAAAGCTACCCTAACTATACCACCAGCTCGCATGGTTCACCCAACTCTCCCCTCAGTTCACCAAAGGGAGCAAGCCAATACAAGTGGTTTTCCCGTTGAATGCAACGTTAGTCCTTCCTGCCAGGGCAATAGGCTGGATGCTCATGAGGTTGAGATCTCTGCTGCAGTTGAAggtaaatgtcatttttctaGTGAAGCTTCTTTAAATTCCACCAGGAAACCTAATATCCAGACTTGCATGAGCAATGGAGTTTGCATGGCCTCGGAGCTCACATGTGGTTCTTCTGAGGTTACTGCGGATGGCCCTGGTGAAGAGAGAGAATCATCAGCTATTAATCAGACAAATGTCAATTCTACTGACCAGGATTTAATTCTTGATGGGCCTGAGATGAAGAACAAATCTTCGAAGCGTGTTGAATTTGGTTCACAGGTTGATCATATTGGTGTAACAAAGTGCAATCCGAAATCTTCAGAGCTCTCAAAGTCTGATTCAAGTATCACACAGTGCAATTCTGACTCTATGTGCAACTTAAGCTCTGCTTCTGATGTGGCTCTTCACTGTGCCTCTGGTGGGGGTAATTCATGTGGAACCCCTGAGGTAATGGTTCTATCAAACCGGGCTAGTTAG